The genomic region TACTTACCCCGGCCAAAATACTGGCGTTTCAATTCCTGAATGGCTTGATCAAGCAAGGAACGATCAAAGATGCGGGACTCAGCCAAGCCGTTGTCTTTCAACGCCTTCTTGAGCTGATCCTTGTCAAAATCCTTCGCACCTTCGATATTGATCTGGAAAATGGTCGGTCGCTCATCGACATCGACAATCAGGACGCCGTTATCCGCTTCCAACCGGACATCCTGAAAAAAGCCGGTGGCATATAAGGCTTTGATCGACGTAGCAGCTTTTTCATCGTCCAGCTTGTCACCCACCTTGACTGGCAGATAGTTGAACACCGTACCCGGCTCGGTACGTTGCACTCCCTCCACCCGAATTTCTTTGATGACAAACGGCTCTATGGCGTGGGCACTGCCCGCGAAAAGCGCGGCAACAGCCAGCGCAACGGTCTTTATTCTCATTAGATTAGCCCGCGAACAAGCGGTTGATGTCGTTATAAAAAGCGAGAAGCATCATGCTGAGCAATAGCGCCAAGCCAACCCGCTGGCCAGTTTCGACCACGCGGTCCGAGACCTGGCGGCCCCTGATAAGCTCGGCGGTATAATACATCAAATGCCCGCCGTCCAATAAGGGAATTGGCAGGAGATTCAGCACGCCCAAACTGATACTGACCCACGCCAGAAACTCAATGAAAGTACTCACGCCCAATTTGGCAGCCTGCCCTGCATAATCCGCAATGGTGACCGGCCCGCTCAGATTCTTGACCGAGAGGTCCCCAGTCAGCATTTTCCAGAACATGCGCAGGCTCATGATCACATTCTGCCCTGTCTTGCCTGCAGCACGGGCCAATGCCTCCACCGGGCCATAGCTGACTTCAACAGAAAGTGCCTTCATTGCCAAGCGGTCAGGCTCGGGAGCAACGCCAATCTTGCCGACCACACGCCCGTTTTCCCTCGAAACATCCGGCAGGATAGTGGCCTCACGCACCTCGCCCTTTCGGACATAGGAAATCTGTAGCGGTTCCGCAGGGCTCTGGCGAATTTTATCAACCAGCTGGCTCCAACTCGTCACCGACTGCCCAGCAAGCCGCACGATTCGATCCCCAACCTGCAGGCCCGCTTTGGCAGCCGCTCCCGTGGACAAGACATTGGCTAGGATGGTGGTTTGCCTGATCAACGTCAAACCTGTTGTGTGCATGACATCCTTATCCAGATCCGCTTTATCGAGCCCCGAGAAATCCAGCACCCGGAGCATCCGTCCATGCTGAGCCGTGCGCACCTCGAAAGTGGCCTCCTCACGATCCACAGCGATGTTCATCACCGCCAAGCGGACATCCTGCCAGGTTTCAACTGCTTTTCCATTGATGGTGACGATTTCCTCACCTGATTTGAAGCCTGCGCTGGCAGCTGGTGAGCTGGGCGCAATATCGCCAAGTATGGGTTTCATTTCAGGCACGCCTGTCATCAGCAATACCCAAAAGAGCACGATGGCCAGCAATAGATTGGCTACAGGCCCCGCCACCACTACCAATATCCGCTTCCAGACCGGCTGCCTGTTGAATGCCCTTGGCAGATCGACGGCGTCAACGGGACCTTCTGTTTCGTCCAGCATCTTGACATAGCCGCCCAGCGGAATGGCCGAAATCGCCCATTCTGTCTGATCCACTCCACGTCGGGTGATCCAGACTGGTTTGCCAAATCCAATGGAAAATCGAAGCACCTTGATGCCACAGCGACGGGCCACCCAATAATGACCCAATTCATGAAATGTGATCAGAATGCCCAGCACGACGATGAATGCCAGCAGTGTGTGCAAGATTTGCATGAGTTGACCCGTTGTTCAGCAGCGTAAAGGTGATTGGGTCAGATTACGGCAGTTTTGTTCACTGCTCAAGCAAACTGACGAACGACTCGTTCAGCAACAAGTCTCGCTTGCCCATCGATTTCAAGCAGGGCTTCAATGGTATCGACCTCTGGCGCGGCGACTTGGCACAGGGTTGTCTCCACCACTGCCGCGATCCGGTCAAAACGCAACGCATGATCTAGAAAGGATGCCACCGCTATCTCATTGGCTGCATTCAAGACCGCAGCAGCCGTGCCGCCTTGCTTCAGCGCATCGAAAGCCAACCGGAGACAAGGGAATCGTGAGAAGTCAGGGCGCTCGAACTGTAGGGTTGCAATGGCTGCCAAATCCAGACGAGGCACCCCGGCCTGAATCCGATCAGGGTAGGCCAGCGCATGAGCAATCGGCGTGCGCATGTCTGGATTGCCCAGTTGCGCGAGTACCGAGCCATCAACATAGGAAACGAGTGAATGGATCACACTCTGCGGGTGGATGACCACGTCAATACGCTCGGCTGGCGCATTGAATAGCCAATGGGCCTCAATCACCTCAAGCCCTTTATTCATCATGGTCGCAGAATCTACCGAGATCTTGCGCCCCATGACCCAGTTGGGGTGGGCGCAGGCCTGTTCTGGTGTTACATGGATCAACTCTGCGATAGGTGTGCAGCGAAAAGGCCCGCCAGATGCGGTCAGGAGGATGCGGTCCACGCCGGATTGATCAAGCTGACCATCGAAATGAGCTGGCATCGCCTGAAAAATGGCATTGTGCTCACTGTCGATCGGCAGCAAGGTGGCCCCATGTTCATGAACAGCATCCATGAACAGTTGGCCCGCCATGACCAGCGTCTCTTTGTTGGCCAGCAGAATTCGTTTACCCGCACGCGCCGCCGCCAATGTTGGACGAAGACCAGCCGCACCTACGATCGCCGCCATCACCGAGTCGACCTCAGGTAAGGCTGCCAATGTCTCCTGGGCACTCTCGCCGGCCAGCACCGTTGTTGAACAACCTGCTTCGCGCAAGCGGCTTTTCAGCACAGCTGCCGATTGCGCATCGACCATTGCGGCAAAACTGGGCTTGAAGGCCAGACACTGTTCGACCATGCGATCGACATTTGAATGGGCAGTCAGCGCAAGCACTTCAAAACGGTCGGGATGCCGAGCAACCACATCCAATGTGTTGACGCCGATTGTTCCCGTAGAGCCCAGCACCGCGAGCCGCTGCATTGTAGACATATGCCCCCCGACTTAGCGCAATAAGGGCAATAAAACAAATATCGCGCTACTGACTGGCAATACCGCCAGTTGACTATCAATTCGATCCAGAATGCCGCCGTGCCCAGGCAATAATTGGCTGCTATCCTTCACGCCTGCCTGCCGCTTGAACAAGGACTCCAGCAAATCCCCCATGATGGAGAGCGCAGTCAGCAACCAGATGGCAGGAATCATGGCATAACCACCCAGCTGAGAACCCAAGGGCGACTGCACCAACAGCACGCCATAGATCGTGACCCCGACAAATGCACCGACGACCCCCTCCCAGCTTTTGCCAGGGCTGATGGTAGGCGCCAATTTGTGTTTGCCAAAGGCCTTACCCGAGAAATAGGCCGCTGTATCCGCAACCCATGCAATCATCAATACCGCCAGCAATAACCAGGGGCCATTCTGTTGCTCATGCCATTGCACCATGGCCAACCAACTGCTCAGCAACAGCAGCCAACCAACCGTCGGTGCAGATTTGAGCTTGGCAAGCGGCCATTTCCAATGCAGCCAGCCGGGCACCAATATGCACCAGAACAACAGAATCGGCAGTGCGATCGCCAAATGGATGCGGGTCAACCCGCCCCAGAAGAGCATGACACCACCACCCAGCAGTACAGTAACTGCCGCATACAACCAAGTCTTTGGTGCGTGCCAACCGCATAGGCGCGCCCACTCCCACGCCCCCAGTGTGCAGATGAACAGAGCAAATGAACCCCAAGCCATGCCAGACAAACCAAACAATGCGGCCAGCACGATGGGCAGTAAAACCAATGCGGTCAGTACACGTGTTTTAAGCATTGGAAAGCTGTTCGCTGGTTCGACCGAACCGGCGTTCTCGGGATTGGTAGGAGGAAATGGCTTGTTTCAAGACATCCAGATTGAAATCTGGCCAGAGCACATCCGTGAAGTACAGCTCGGAATAGGCAAGCTGCCAAAGCAGGAAATTGCTGATCCGCTGCTCACCACCGGTGCGGATGAACAAGTCCGGCTCCGGCGCATATGACATGGCCAGATAAGGCGACAACGCCTCCTCGGTCACCTCACATTGACCGCCGCGTGTGGCAAGCAGGGCATTCGTAGCCTGTAGAATGTCCCACCGACCACCATAATCTGCCGCAATGGTCAGCGTGAGCCCCGTGTTATGCGCTGTTTTGTCCTGAGAAGCCTGGATCATCTCGGCAAGCTGCGGCTCAAATCGATCCAGCCGCCCAATGATTTTCAAACGGATGTTATTGTCAGACATCCGCTCTACCTCACGCTCCATGGCCTTGATGAACAGTTGCATCAAAAACGAGACTTCATCTGCTGGCCGACGCCAGTTCTCGCTAGAGAAAGCAAACAAGGTCAGGTAGTCGACCTTCAGCTCGATACAGGCCCGAACCATTTCGCGAACGGTTTCGAGCCCTTTCTTGTGGCCGGCCACACGCGGCAGAAAGCGCTTCTTCGCCCAGCGCCCATTGCCATCCATGATCATGGCAATGTGGCGCGGAACTTGTACAGCCTCGGGAATGGCCGCTGTTGAGCTGATAAAACTAGGCACGTCGCTTACACCGCCATCAGGTCAGCTTCTTTGGCCGCCAATAGCTTATCAACTTCTACGATGTACTTATCCGTCAACTTCTGCACATCATCCTGGGCCCGACGCTCGTCATCTTCGGAAATGGCTTTGTCCTTGAGTGCACGCTTCAGTTGATCATTGGCATCGCGACGTACATTGCGGACGGCAACCCGGGCATCTTCTGCTTCGGAACGCACCACCTTGATCAGATCCTTACGACGCTCTTCGGTCAGCGCCGGCATCGGTACACGGACGACATCACCCATAGAGGAAGGATTCAAACCCAAGTCGGAATCGCGGATGGCTTTTTCGATTTGCGACACCAACTTCTTCTCAAAAGGAGTAACGCCGATAGTGCGCGCATCCAGCAATGACATATTGGCCAGCTGATTGATCGGCGTGGGGGCGCCATAGTAGTCGATGGTGATGTGATCCAACAGACCGGTATGCGCGCGGCCCGTACGTACTTTCCCGAGGTTGGTCTTCAACGCCTCGATCGACTTCTGCATTTTCTGTTCAGCATTTTTCTTGACATCGGCAATCATGCCTATCTCCTTGTTCTATCGTTATCGGAATGGGGCTCAGCAATGAACCAAGGTACCTTCGTCATCACCCAGGACAACTCGCTTCAGGCCACCCGTCTTGAAAATGCTGAACACATTGATCGATAACTTCTGATCACGGCACAGCGTCAGCGCTGTTGCATCCATGACCTTCAAATTCTTGTGGATCGCCTCATCAAAGGTGATCTTCTGATAACGCACCGCATCTGGGTTCTTTTTCGGATCATCCGTGTACACACCATCGACCTTGGTGGCTTTCAACACGATATCCACATTCATTTCCATGCCACGCAATGCAGCTGCAGTATCAGTGGTGAAGAATGGATTGCCCGTACCTGCGGCGAAAATGACAACCTTGCCTTCTTCCAGGTAACGCATTGCCTTACCACGGATATAGGGCTCAGCGACCTGTTCGATGGTCAAAGCTGACTGAACACGGCTCACCACGTTGATGTGGCGGAATGCATCCTGCAATGCCAGCGCATTCATCACTGTTGCCAACATCCCCATGTAGTCAGCCGTGGCGCGATCCATCCCGGCCGCGCCCGGCGCAACACCACGGAAGATATTGCCCCCACCGATCACAACCGCGACTTGGACTCCAAGATCTACCACTTCCTTGACTTCCGAAACAATGCGCTCAATCGTTGCCCGATTGATGCCGTAGCTGTCGTCGCCCATCAAGGCTTCACCGGACAGTTTCAACAGGATGCGTTTAAAGACGGGGGCTTTTTCCATGTTTTATACCTTTGCAGCAGCTGCAACTTCAGCAGCGAAATCAACCACTTTCTTCTCAATGCCTTCGCCAACGACGAACATTTGGAAGCGTTTGACCGATGCCTTCTTCTCGGCCAGCAATTTCTCTACTGTCTGATCAGGATTCTTCACGAAAGGCTGGCCCAACAGGGTGATTTCTGCCAGATACTTGGTGATACGGCCTTCGACCATTTTCGCAACGATATCTGCAGGCTTGCCAGATTCAGCAGCTTGAGCGGTGTAAATTGCGCGCTCTTTGTCGAGCAGGTCAGCAGCAACTTGCTCTTTGGAAACGCAAACGGGTTTGCTCGCTGCAATATGCATCGCCACATCTTTACCAAGCTGCTCGTCGCCACCAGCGAACTCAACCATGACGCCGATCTTGGAGCCATGAAGGTAGACAGCAAGCGAATCAGCCGTCTGGAAACGGACAAAACGGCGAACCGTGATGTTCTCACCCACTTTGGAGATCAGCGCCTTGCGAGCCTCTTCCACAGTCTCTCCGGAAGCCAGCTTCACATTGGCCAATGCTTCAACGTCAGCCACATCACCTTCGGCAATTGCCTGTGCAACCGCTTTGGTCAAGCCAACGAAACCTTCATCCTTAGCAACGAAATCTGTCTCGCAGTTGACTTCAACCAGCGCCCCGACTTTACCGTCAGCACTGACGAACTGGGCGATGGCACCTTCAGCAGCAGTACGACCTGCCACCTTACCAGCCTTGGCACCACTCTTGATACGCAGAATTTCTTCTGCTTTCTTGATGTCGCCTTCCGCTTCAACCAGTGCTTTTTTGCACTCCATCATGCCGAGGCCAGTTGCCTCGCGCAGCTCGGCCACCATCTTTGCGGTAATTTCAGCCATTTTGATCACTCCTGAGGATTTTGACCGCCCGTTCGCACGAGGAACGGGCCAGTTGATGCTATAAAAAAGGGGCTGTCGCCCCTTTTTTTATTCGGCAGCTTGTTCGGCCGATTTTACTTCTACAAACTCATCGCTGGGGGCGACTTCTTTTGCAACATTGCTGCGACCTTCCAGAATCGCATCAGCAACGCCACGAGCGTACAGACGGATTGCACGGCTGGAGTCATCGTTGCCAGGGATGATGTAATCAACGCCTTCAGGGCTGTTGTTGGTATCAACCACGGCGATGACAGGGATGCCCAGTTTCTTGGCCTCGGTGATGGCACCTTTCTGGTAGCCAACATCGATCACAAACAGTGCATCAGGCAGACCATTCATACCCTTGATGCCGCCCAAGCTACGCTCCAGCTTGTCTGCTTCGCGCTGCATATCCAGCAGCTCTTTCTTGGTGAACTTGTCGTTGGTTGCAGGATCAGCCAACATTGCTTGCATTTCATGCAGACGCTTTACGGATTGCTTGACTGTCTTGAAGTTGGTCAGCATGCCGCCCAACCAGCGCTGATCAACATAAGGTGCATTTGCGCGGGAAGCTTCTTCTTTCACGATGTCGCGAGCTTGGCGCTTTGTACCAACAAACAGGATGCTACCCTTGTTGGCAGAGAGCTTGCGAATGAAGCTCATTGCCTGCTCATACATGGGCAGGGTTTT from Chitinivorax tropicus harbors:
- the rseP gene encoding RIP metalloprotease RseP encodes the protein MQILHTLLAFIVVLGILITFHELGHYWVARRCGIKVLRFSIGFGKPVWITRRGVDQTEWAISAIPLGGYVKMLDETEGPVDAVDLPRAFNRQPVWKRILVVVAGPVANLLLAIVLFWVLLMTGVPEMKPILGDIAPSSPAASAGFKSGEEIVTINGKAVETWQDVRLAVMNIAVDREEATFEVRTAQHGRMLRVLDFSGLDKADLDKDVMHTTGLTLIRQTTILANVLSTGAAAKAGLQVGDRIVRLAGQSVTSWSQLVDKIRQSPAEPLQISYVRKGEVREATILPDVSRENGRVVGKIGVAPEPDRLAMKALSVEVSYGPVEALARAAGKTGQNVIMSLRMFWKMLTGDLSVKNLSGPVTIADYAGQAAKLGVSTFIEFLAWVSISLGVLNLLPIPLLDGGHLMYYTAELIRGRQVSDRVVETGQRVGLALLLSMMLLAFYNDINRLFAG
- the ispC gene encoding 1-deoxy-D-xylulose-5-phosphate reductoisomerase, which translates into the protein MQRLAVLGSTGTIGVNTLDVVARHPDRFEVLALTAHSNVDRMVEQCLAFKPSFAAMVDAQSAAVLKSRLREAGCSTTVLAGESAQETLAALPEVDSVMAAIVGAAGLRPTLAAARAGKRILLANKETLVMAGQLFMDAVHEHGATLLPIDSEHNAIFQAMPAHFDGQLDQSGVDRILLTASGGPFRCTPIAELIHVTPEQACAHPNWVMGRKISVDSATMMNKGLEVIEAHWLFNAPAERIDVVIHPQSVIHSLVSYVDGSVLAQLGNPDMRTPIAHALAYPDRIQAGVPRLDLAAIATLQFERPDFSRFPCLRLAFDALKQGGTAAAVLNAANEIAVASFLDHALRFDRIAAVVETTLCQVAAPEVDTIEALLEIDGQARLVAERVVRQFA
- a CDS encoding phosphatidate cytidylyltransferase; amino-acid sequence: MLKTRVLTALVLLPIVLAALFGLSGMAWGSFALFICTLGAWEWARLCGWHAPKTWLYAAVTVLLGGGVMLFWGGLTRIHLAIALPILLFWCILVPGWLHWKWPLAKLKSAPTVGWLLLLSSWLAMVQWHEQQNGPWLLLAVLMIAWVADTAAYFSGKAFGKHKLAPTISPGKSWEGVVGAFVGVTIYGVLLVQSPLGSQLGGYAMIPAIWLLTALSIMGDLLESLFKRQAGVKDSSQLLPGHGGILDRIDSQLAVLPVSSAIFVLLPLLR
- a CDS encoding isoprenyl transferase produces the protein MPSFISSTAAIPEAVQVPRHIAMIMDGNGRWAKKRFLPRVAGHKKGLETVREMVRACIELKVDYLTLFAFSSENWRRPADEVSFLMQLFIKAMEREVERMSDNNIRLKIIGRLDRFEPQLAEMIQASQDKTAHNTGLTLTIAADYGGRWDILQATNALLATRGGQCEVTEEALSPYLAMSYAPEPDLFIRTGGEQRISNFLLWQLAYSELYFTDVLWPDFNLDVLKQAISSYQSRERRFGRTSEQLSNA
- the frr gene encoding ribosome recycling factor — translated: MIADVKKNAEQKMQKSIEALKTNLGKVRTGRAHTGLLDHITIDYYGAPTPINQLANMSLLDARTIGVTPFEKKLVSQIEKAIRDSDLGLNPSSMGDVVRVPMPALTEERRKDLIKVVRSEAEDARVAVRNVRRDANDQLKRALKDKAISEDDERRAQDDVQKLTDKYIVEVDKLLAAKEADLMAV
- the pyrH gene encoding UMP kinase — encoded protein: MEKAPVFKRILLKLSGEALMGDDSYGINRATIERIVSEVKEVVDLGVQVAVVIGGGNIFRGVAPGAAGMDRATADYMGMLATVMNALALQDAFRHINVVSRVQSALTIEQVAEPYIRGKAMRYLEEGKVVIFAAGTGNPFFTTDTAAALRGMEMNVDIVLKATKVDGVYTDDPKKNPDAVRYQKITFDEAIHKNLKVMDATALTLCRDQKLSINVFSIFKTGGLKRVVLGDDEGTLVHC
- the tsf gene encoding translation elongation factor Ts; amino-acid sequence: MAEITAKMVAELREATGLGMMECKKALVEAEGDIKKAEEILRIKSGAKAGKVAGRTAAEGAIAQFVSADGKVGALVEVNCETDFVAKDEGFVGLTKAVAQAIAEGDVADVEALANVKLASGETVEEARKALISKVGENITVRRFVRFQTADSLAVYLHGSKIGVMVEFAGGDEQLGKDVAMHIAASKPVCVSKEQVAADLLDKERAIYTAQAAESGKPADIVAKMVEGRITKYLAEITLLGQPFVKNPDQTVEKLLAEKKASVKRFQMFVVGEGIEKKVVDFAAEVAAAAKV
- the rpsB gene encoding 30S ribosomal protein S2, yielding MSVSMRQMLEAGVHFGHQTRYWNPKMAPFIFGHRNKIHIINLEKTLPMYEQAMSFIRKLSANKGSILFVGTKRQARDIVKEEASRANAPYVDQRWLGGMLTNFKTVKQSVKRLHEMQAMLADPATNDKFTKKELLDMQREADKLERSLGGIKGMNGLPDALFVIDVGYQKGAITEAKKLGIPVIAVVDTNNSPEGVDYIIPGNDDSSRAIRLYARGVADAILEGRSNVAKEVAPSDEFVEVKSAEQAAE